The Natronosporangium hydrolyticum nucleotide sequence ATTTCTGACATGGTTGGGCAGGGAGGGATCTTGCGTACGGAAAAGTCGGATATTCCGGTACGCAAGATCCCTCCCTGCCCAACCATGTCGGGGTGGGGCGGGGCGGGACGCCGCTCAACTCGCCCGGTAGGTCGAGCGGCGACCCGGGCATTCGTCCACACCGGACCCGACCTGGTCGTAGCAGAACGTCTCGCCAGGGCACAGGCTTGTCTTAATCGACCAGCGCAGGCGTATGCGACTCTGCTGGCTCTTTCGAGAAGGGCTGTGAACAGTAAGAACGCGGCTGGGGCCCCTCCGTCATCGCCGGCTGTCAACACCGTCGGCCGCTGAGGCGAAAGAGGGTTACGATGACCGTTGCTTGGTCGCCCGAGCAACACGAATCGGGCATAGCTGGGCATAAGTGGGGCTGCGGGGTTCAAGATCACTAGAACTCGGCAGGTTTGTCATGCCCTCTTTCATACACCTGCGGGTGCCCGCGCCAGCGGGCATGTATTTCTTGGTGGGTTAAGTGGTGATCCACCACGGCGACGAACCGGGTTCGTACTGGCAAACCAGGCGCCACTCGACCCACCAAGTTGGGTGAGACGTTCTGCCCGCCGATCTTACAGCCCGACAGCCTGGCTGATGACGTATGCATGCACAGAGCAAACGCTCCCTCTTGCACTACCTGAGCTGCGGCGATGTCTGATGATCAATTGACCCGATTCAGTCAGCAGAGTCGCATACGCCTGCGCTGGTAGGACTCGGGGCGGCGGCTGGCGATTCCGGCCGTTAGAGCCTGGTGATCCGGACCGCGTCGGCGACCACCCGGCCGCCGGCTTCCCGCCAGCGGCTGACTCCCACCACATTGGCGTCGCCGCCGGCGAGCGAGAACTGGCCGAGCGTCACCCACCGCCCGCCGCCGCTCTGCTGGTCGACGTGGAGCGTCTGGTTGCCGCCGGTGGTAACCACCACATAGGGAGTGCGATCGTTGTTGCTGCCGCTGGCCGGATACCAGACGTCGACCCGGTAGGTGCCGGTACTGGGGACGTCGAACCGGTACCAGGCGGCGTCGCTCACGCCGGTCTGCGGGCTGGCGTAATGGATGTTCGACCCGTACTGCCCGCCGGCCGAGGTGGTCCGCCAGTTGCCGCCGGCGCTGAACCGGTTGGACGAGTTGTCGACGATCTGGGACCAGCCGGTCGAGCCGGAGCCGGAGTCCGACCCCGACCCCGACCCCGACCCGGAGCCGGAACCGGAACCGGAACCGGAACCGGAGCCGGGATCGCCGCCTGAGCCCGAGCCGGCCGGCGGTGGCTGCGCCGCGGGCGGCTCGTCCGGAACCGGTGACGCGGCCAACCCGCTGGCGCCCCGCGCCGGTGGTGGTGGCGCTTCCGCCGCTGGCGCGGTCGGTGGGGTCAGCTCCGGCGGTGCGCTCGGAGCAGTTGCCGGACTAGTCGCGGTGGCCCAGGCGTCCGGGCTGGGCGCTGCGCCGCGGCCGACGAACGAACCGGTCGCCTGGATCGCCACCACCGGGGCGGTCACCAGTAGCAGCGCCAGCACCAGCGTGCCGGCGATGGCCAGCCGGCGGCGGTGGCCGGTGGGCGCGTTCGGGGCTGCGGCCGGCACCTTGGCGAGCGGGACGGTCGGCGCATCGCCGAGCGACACGGTCGGCCCCTCCGTGGGCGGTGCCGCCTCCGGGTGCGGTGCCGCCTCCTTGCGCGGCCGGCGGCGCCACCGGCGCTGACGCGGCGCCGGCACCAACCCACCAAGCTCTGCGAGCCAGGCCGGGGTGGTCGGGGGCGGGCTCGAATCGCTTCGCTGGATCGGGTCCGGAGACGGCTCCGTCGGCGGCTCGCCGGCCGGGTCGGTCATAAGGGTCCCTTGGCTCGTCGCAGGCGGGTCCGGACCAGGGTACGACCTGCCGGCCACGCCTGGGGTACCCAGGTTTCGACCGGGGCCCGCGCCGAATGATCTAGAGCCGACGGCTGTTCCGGCGGTAGGCTGCCCGGTGGCGTTCCCAGGGCGGCCAGAGCGGGGACGCCGTAGCGGTCCGAGGGGGCCTCGAGGGTCATGGCGGAGCACGCGGACAGCGCGGGAGACCTCGCCGGTAGGCGGGTGGTCTCCCCGGCGTACGTCGGGCGGGTGGCGGAGCTGACACAGCTCGTCGCCGCGGTCACCATGCCCCCGGCCGTGGTGGTTATCGAGGGCGAGGCCGGGCTCGGCAAGACCCGGCTGGTGCAGGAGTTGGCCGGCCGGCCGGAGCTGGCGCACCAGCGGCTGCTGGTCGGCCGCTGCCATCCGATCCGGGAGTCGTTCCCGCTCGGGCCGGTGGTCGAGGCGCTACGGGGCCTCGGCGACGCGCTGGGCCCGGTGGCGCTCTCACCGGTCACCGGCGCCCTCCGGCCGTTGCTGCCGGAGCTGGCCGACCAGCTGCCGCCACAACCTGACACGCTCGCGGATCAGGGGATCGAACGGCACCGGGTGTTCCGGGCGTTGACCGCGGTGCTCGACGCCTTGGCGCCGGTGACGCTGATCCTCGAAGATCTGCACGCGGCCGACGAGCAGACCGCGGACTTCGTCGGCTATCTGCTCGCCGAGCCGCACCCGAAACTGTCGGTGGTGCTGACCTACCGCCCGGAGGACGCCGACCCCACCGTCCGGGCGTTGACCACCGGCCGGCACACCGCCACCAGCCGTACCGATGTGGTGCTCGCGCCGCTGGACGCGGCCCAGACCGGGATCCTCGCCGCGGCGATCCTCGGGGTCGAGCAGGTCTCGGACGAGTTCGCGGAGTACCTGTGCGAACGCTCCTCGGGTTCGCCGTTCGCGGTCGAGGAGCTGCTGGCGTTGCTGCGTACCCGCGGCACGCTGGTGCGGCGCGGCGGCGGCTGGGCGCGGCGCGCGCTGGCTGAGCTGGATGTGCCCAGCAGCATCCGCGAGTCGGTGCTGGAGCGGGTGAGCCGGCTCTCCGAGCCGGCCCGGGCGGTGGTGGCCGCGGCCGCGGTGCTGCACCGTAGCGTGCCCGTCGCGGTGCTCACCGAGACCTGCCGGGTGGCGCCGGAGCAGCTGCTGAGCGCGCTCAACGAGGCCCTGGATTCGGCGCTGCTGGCCGAGCCGGGGGAGGAGATCGGGTTCCGGCACCAGTTGGCCGCCGAGGCGGTCTATGCCGAGCTCGCCGGCCCCGTCCGGGCAGATCTGCACGGCCGGGCGGCGGCTGCGCTGTCGGCGCTACCGCCGGTGCCGTTGGGGCAGGTCGCGCACCATCTGCGGCACGCCGGTCGGCTACCGGAGTGGGTGGACGCCGCCGAACAGGCCGCTGTGCAGGCACTGGCGCTGGGGCATGATGTGGCGGCGGCCCGGTTGCTGGAGGAGGTGCTCCGGCACGCGCCGTTACCGCCCGACCGGGCCGGCCGGCTCGCCGCCCGGCTGGCTCAGGCATCGATCGAGGCGCTGCGTACCCGGGAGGTCGCAGACCTGCTCAGCAGCGTGTTGGCGCGGGAACTGTCGCCGTCAGTGCGGGGAGAGTTGCGGTTCCGGCTCGGGCTGCTGCTGCACGAGCTGGGTGACGACCCGGCCCGGGAGCGGCGACTGGTCGCCGACGCGGTGGCGGAGCTGACCGACCGGCCGGACCTGCGGGCGTGGGCCGCGGTGGTGCTGGGGATCCCCACCACCGAGGGGGTGCCGCTGGCCGAGCATCGGCGATGGCTGCAGCGGGCCATGGAGTTCCTGCCGGCGGTGGCCGACCCGGTCTTCGAGGCGTTCCTGCTCGGCAAGGTCGCGATGGTGCTGGCGCCGATGGGTGACCCAGGCTGGCGCGAACTGATCGAACGGGTGGAGCGGCGGGCCGCGGACCCGCCCCGGCACCGTAGCGAAGTCAACGCGTACTGGTCGGTCGGCACCCAGGCCGGTTACGCCGGCCATCATGCGGTGGCGAACCGGCTGTTGACGGCGGCGATGGCGGGCGCGGTGGCCGGCGAGAGCCCGCGGCTGACGCTGAGCATCGGCTCCGGGCTGGTGCTGCTGGACTACTGTCGCGGCGGCTGGGACGGGCTGGTGCCCCGGATCTCGACCTACACCGAGCAGCTCGCCGAGTACCCGCGGGCGGTCGCCGACGCGCAGGTCGCCGCGGCTTGCTTGGCGCTCGCCCGCGGTGACCTGGATCGGGCGTCGGCGGCGTTGTCGGCGGTGGTGGCGCAGATCGAGGCGCTGGGCGGGTTTGACCTGCTGCCGCTGCCGCTGGCGGCGTGGTTGCGGCTGGCGGTGGCGCGGCAGCAGTTGCCGGCGGCGGTGGCGGCGGTGGATCGGCTACTCACCGCGGTAGCGCAGAAGGAGGTCTGGGCACCGGCGATGCGGGCGTTGCCGCCGGCCACGGCGGCTTTGCTCGCCGCTGGCGAGCCCGGACGCGCCACCGAGCTGTACGAACAGGCGCAGGCGGCGGTGCGGGAGTTGGACGCCCCGCTGGCGCCAGCGGCGCTCGCGCACGCGTGGGGGCTGCTGGCGCAGGCCCGCGGCGAACCCGCCGCCGGGCCGAGCCTGCTCACCGCCGCCGGGCATTATCGGGCGCAGGAGTGCCCGTACGAGGCGGCGCAGGCGATGGAGGCGGCGGCCATGGTGGGCTACGCCGGGCAGTCGACAGCCGGTGGCGAGTTCGCGGCCAGCGGGGAAGCGCTGCTGGCGGCGCTGACGCAGTATCGTGATCTTGGGGCGGAGTGGGACGTTTCCCGGGTGGCGAGGGTCGCGCGGGGGCACGGGTTGCCGGTGCCTACCCGCCATCGGGGCGGTCGGCGGGGCTACGGCTCGCAGCTCTCGCCCCGGGAGCGGCAGGTCGCGGAGCTGGCGGCGACCGGTCGATCCAATAAGGAGATAGCAGCGGAGCTGTTCTTGTCGGTGCACACAGTCGCCCGGCACATCGCGGCGGCGATGCGCAAACTGAACATCCGGTCGCGGGCGGCGCTTGGGCACCGGTTGGTAGCCTGCGAACTGTCTTCGCCCACGGCAGGGGAGGAGGTCGGCGGTGCCGACTGACCTGAACACTGACGACCCGATCGACGCCCGGATCGCGGAGCACCGCACCGCCGGGGTGACCCTGACCGTCACCGCCGACGGCGCACCGTTGGCTGGCCGCGAGGTGACGGTCGCGCAACGTAGTCACGCATTCCGCTTCGGCTGCACCGGGTTCGAGTTCATCCCGCTCGCCAACGGCGAGCCCGACTCGGCGGCGCTGGAACCGGTCGCCGAACGGTGGCTGGAGCTGTTCGACTTCGCCACCTTGCCGTTCTACTGGGGCAGGTTCGAGCCGGTGCGGGGCCGTCCCGACACCGCGCGGCTGCGCCGGTGCGCGGAGTGGTTCGTCGAGCGCGGCTGCCTGGTCAAGGGGCATCCGTTGGCGTGGCATACGGTGACCGCCGACTGGTTGCGGGAGCTGTCCAACCCGGAGATCCTGGCCGCGCAGCTGGACCGGATTCGGCGGGAGGTCGGCGAGTTCGCCGGTGTGATCGACGTCTGGGATGTGATCAACGAGGTCGTGATCATGCCGATCTTCGACCGGTACGACAACGGGCTTACCCGGGTCTGCCGCGACCGTGGCCGGATCGGGTTGATTCGGGACGTCTTCGCGGCGGCGCGGGAGACCAACCCGCAGGCGACGTTGCTGCTCAACGACTTCGACATGTCCGCCGCGTACGAGTGCCTGATCGAAGGCGTGCTCGAGGCGGGCGTGCGGATCGACGCACTCGGGCTGCAGAGCCACATGCACCAGGGCTACTGGGGCGAGGAGAAGACCCTGGCCACGCTGGACCGGTTCGCCCGGTACGGGCTGCCGATCCACTTCACCGAGACGACGATCGTCTCCGGCGAGCCGATGCCGCCGGAGATCGTGGACCTCAACGACTTCCAGCCGGAGCAGTGGCCGAGCACGGAAGCGGGGGAGGCACGGCAGGCCGACGAGATCGTCCGGCACTATCGGACGCTGCTGTCGCACCCGTCGGTGCAGGCGATGACCTACTGGGGGATCTCCGACGGCGGCTGGCTCGGAGCGCCCGGCGGGTTCCTGCGCGCCGACGGCACCCCCAAGCCCGCTTACCACGCGCTGCACAAGCTGATCAAGGACGAGTGGTGGGTGTCGCCGACCGCACTGGTCACCGACGACGCCGGGCAGGTCCGGTTCCGAGGTTTCCTCGGCGAGTACGACATCTCGGTCGCCGACACCACGGCCACGGTCAGCGTCGACACGCCCGGGCAGGCGGCTGCTGCGGTGGCGCTGTGAGTGGACCGCCCGCTTGACCCCGCCGCGGGCGCGGCGGGGTCCCGGCGGCTTGCTTAGCTCGCGGGTGACGGGTTAGGCGCGGGTGAAGGTCCAGGTCATGCCGTTGTCATCGCGGGGGCTGAGCACCAGCGTGTCGTCCTGGCACTCGTAGCTGCCCTCGGCCAGCACCGGGTCGATCTCAATCAGGTCGCCGGTGACCTCGTCCGCCTGGTCCACGGCCTCACCCAGCGGCACGTCGTCGAGCGGTCGGCCTTCGAAGGGTTCGGTCAGATCCAGCGTGATCCGGACGTCGCTCCAGTCCACATCGTCGGCCGGCTGCCAGTCCCCGGAAGTGGTGCCGGTGGTTTCGATGTTGCCGGTGGCGGTGCCCGAGTAGGTAATCTCGCCAGCGAGGTCCGCCCCGGCCAGGTCACCGGTGACCGTCACCGGCGCCATGTCGGCGAAGTCGAGGTCCGCCGCGCCGTCGTCGGCGACGCTCAGCCCGACATCGGCGCCGCCGGCGAGGGTCACCTGCGCGATGTCGTCGCCGATGTCGCCGGTGACCTCGGTGCTGCCCCAGTCGCCGATGACGCAGTCGGCGACCGCGCCGGCGACCGGCGTGCCGGCGGTGGGCGATGCGGTGGGGGTGGGGTCGGTGGCGGCCGGTTCCTCGTCGTCCCCGCAGGCGGCCAACGCCGGCGCTAGCAAGGTGAGGGCGGCGCCGGTGAGGCCCAGGGCCCGCCAGGGGCGGGGCCGGGCGTGACGGGTAGGCATGGATACTCCTCTCGACAGCCGGTGCCGCGATCACCTCGTCGACCGGGCACGGCAAACAGTACAAACTACCCGATAGCTACGGTAACTGGGGGAGTACCTCATTGCCGAACGCCGTCAGGAAACCCCGCTGATCGGCACCCACCTGGTGCAGCATCAGCTGGTCGAAACCGGCGGCCACCTGCGCCGCGAGCCACTCGGTGTGCTCGGCCAGCTGGTCCGACGTGAAGACGAACGGCGTGACCTGGTCGACATCGATGAACCGGGACACCTGCTCGAAGTACTCGGGTAGCGCCAGCTCCCAGTCCACATCGCTGCCCAGCACCGGCTCCCGCCACTGATCATGGGCGGCCTGCCGCGCCTGGGCCAGGTCCGCAGCCCAGGACAGATGCACCTGCAGCACCGCCGGGCCCTGGCCACCCGCCTCGCGGTACGCCGCCAGCACGTCCCGCTGGGCGTCCCCAGGCTGATTGATGGTGATCAGCCCGTCCGCCCACCGCGCTACCCGACCCGCAGTGGCCGGCGTCACCGCCGCACCGTAGAGGGGCGGCTGGCGCTCGGGCAACGTCCACAAGGTAGCGCGGTCCACCTTGACCAGCCCGTCATGGGAGACGGTCTCGCCAGCGAAGAGCGCCCGGATCACCGCCACCGACTCCGCCAGCCGCTCATCCCGCACCTGCTTCACTGGCCAGGCGTCGCCGGTGACGTGTTCGTTCAGCGCCTGCCCGGTGCCCAGCGCTAGCCAGAACCGGCCCGGGAACATCTCCGCGCAGGTCGCGGCGGCCTGCGCGAGGATCGCCGGGTGGTAGCGATGGCCCGGCGAGGTGACCACCCCCATCGGCAGCGAGGTGGTGGCCAGGGCCGAGCCCAGCCACGTCCACGCGTACCCGGAGTGGCCCTGCCGGCTGCTCCATGGCGCGAAGTGGTCGGAACACATCCCCGCCTCGAAGCCAGCCGCCTCCGCCGCTTGCAGCAGCGTCAACAACTCGCCGGGCGGAAACTGCTCATGCGAGGCGTGGAACCCGTAGGTAGCCATCTGGTCGGACTACCCGCCGGAAGCCTTTCGCAATCGCCGCGTCGCCACCGTCCGTCGTACCAGTTTGTCCAGCTCGACCGCGACTACGACGGTCAGCGCCACCGGCACGATCCGCAGCCAGGCGGCCAGGTCGATCGGCTCGACCCGCAGCAGGAACTGGGTCGGTGGTGCGTAGAGCGCCGCGATGTGTACCCCGAGCGCCGCCACCGTGGCCACCAGCAGGAACGGGTTAGCCAGCGGGCTGACCCGGAACGCCGAATGGTGCGCCACCCGGGCGTTGCCGACGTGGCAAGCCATGAAGACCACCATGGTGGTCAGCGCTACCGTCTGGGCCGAGGTCAGCGACCCGCTCCGGGTCAGCTCCCAGTTGAACATCGCCAGCGTGCCGGCGGCCATCACCACCCCGACCAGGGCGATGCGCCCCCACAGTGGTTTCGGGATGACCCCCTCGTCGACCGGTCGCGGTGGCCGCTCCAGCAGGCCCTGCTCGCCGGGTTCGAAGGCGAGCGCCTTGTCCTGGAGGCCGTTGGTGACCAGGTTCAGCCACAGCAGCTGCGCGGGCAGCATCAGCAGCGGCCAACCCAACCACAACCCCACCAGGATCGCGATGATCGTCGCGGCGCCGGTCGAGACCAGAAAGAAGCTCGCCTTCCGGATGTTGTCGAAGGTGGTCCGCCCCTCCTCGACGGCGGCCGCGATCGAGACGAAGTTGTCGTCGGTGAGCACCATGTCGGAGGCTTCCCGGGCCACGTCGGTGCCGGTACGCCCCATCGCCACCCCGATCGCGGCGGCCTTCAGCGCCGGGGCGTCGTTCACCCCGTCACCGGTGACCGCCACCACCTCGCCCCGTGCCTGTAGCGCCGCCACCACCCGCAGCTTGTCCTCCGGCGCGACCCGGGCGTACACCGTCACCTCGGGCACCCGGGCGCGCAGCTGGTCGTCGTCGAGCCGGGCGAGCTCCTCGCCGGTGAGCACCGCCGCCGGCGCCGCGGGGTCGATCAGGCCGAGCCGGGCCGCGATCGCCGCCGCCGTGGCGGCGTGGTCGCCGGTGATCATGACGACCCGGATGCCGGCGCCGCGGCAGGTAGCGATCGACTCCGCGACCCCCGGCCGGGGCGGGTCGAGCATCCCCTGCAACCCCAGCAACACCAGCCCAGCCGGCTCGGCCACCTGCTCCGGATCGGTCAGCCGGTCGTGTGGCCCGCTACCCGCCATCGCCAGCACCCGAAGCCCGCGGCCGGCCAGCGCCGCCGCCGCCTCCGCCACCGCGGCCCGGTCCAGCGGCGCCAGCGTGCCGTCCGGGGCGAGCTGGTGGGTGCACATCTCGGCAATCCGCTCCGGTGCCCCCTTGACGAAGGTGACGTGGCCGCCGTCGCGCTCCCGGATGCTCGCCGAGTAGCGCCGCTCCGGCTCGAACGGGATCTCGGCGAAGAGCGGGTACGCGTCGCGTACCTCGTCGGGGATGATCCCGGCGGCGGCTGCGGCGGTCAGCAGCGCCACCTCGGTCGGGTCGCCGCTGCTGTGGCCGCCGCGGTCGGTCTCGTAGATCTCCGCCTCGTTGGTGAGCACGCCGGCGAGGAGCGCCTCGTAGAGCGGTGTGCCCGGGGTGGCCGGTTGGCCGGCCGGTTGGCTCTCACCGCCGGCCCACAGCTCCTGCACGGTCATCCGGTTCTCGGTGAGCGTGCCGGTCTTGTCCGACCCGATCACGGTGGTGCTGCCCAGGGTCTCGACCGCCGGCAACCGCCGGACGATGGCGTGTCGCTTGGCCATCCGGTGGACCCCGAGCGCCAGCGTGACGGTGACCGCGATCGGCAGCCCCTCCGGGATCGCCGCCACCGCCAGCGCGACCGCGGTCAGGAACATCTGCTGCAGGTCGCCGCCGAGCGCGAGCCCGGTGGCGAACGCCAGCGCCGAGCCGGCCGCCACCGCCAACCCGATGAACCGGGCGAACCGCCCCATCCGTACCTGCAGCGGGGTGGCCAGCTCCCGGGTCTGCCGGATCAGGCCAGCGATCGCGCCCAGCTCGGTCTCCTGGCCGGTGGCGACGACCACGCCGTGGCCTCGCCCGCTGGTGACCACCGAACCGGAGTAGGCCATGCAGCGGCGGTCGGCGAGCACCGTCTCCGGCGCCAGCGGCGCCAGTTGTTTACGCACCGGCGCCGACTCGCCGGTGAGCAGTGACTCGTCGATCTCCAGCGCGGTCGCCGCGCGGAGCCGCAGATCCGCCGGCACCCGGGCGCCCGGCTCCAGCAGCACCACATCGCCGGGGACCAGCTCCCGGCTGTCGACCTCCTGCTCCCGGCCGTGGCGGACCACCCGGGCGACCGGCACCACCAGTTGGGCGAGGGCGCGAACCGCCTGTTCGGCTTTGCGCTCCTGCCAGAACCCGATCATCGCGTTGATCGCGACCACGATGCCGATCACGATCGCGTCCAGGTACTCGCGCAGCAGCAGTGTGACGATTGCCGCGATCACCAGGATGTAGATGAGCGGACTGCGGAACTGCCGCGCGAGCACGACCAGCGGCGAGGGCGGCGGTGCCTCGGCGAGCTGGTTCGGCCCGTACTGTGCCCGTCGCCGCGCTACCGCAGCCTCGGCCAGCCCCTGCTCGCCGGTCTCCCACACGCCAGCGACCTCGTCGGCGGAGAGGGCATGCCACGGCTGCGGCGGATGCTGGGCCGTCGTCACCCCTTCGCCGGTCATGGCCCCACCCTCGGCCAGCTCGACCGGGTTCCGGCAGGGTCGTTGGTCCCAAACCGGACCCGCCCGGAAGACCCAGCTGGACCGGGCCGAGCCTGCGGGCCGGACAGCCGGCGCTGGGGTTTACGATTGAGCGGCGAAGACGGCCGATCCCTGACCACGGCGGAGGCGGGATCGTGGGCGTGCCGCTGGCCACCGACGCGGCCGACAAGTGACGATCCGCACACCAGCATTCAAGGAGTACGCGTGAAGAGCACGGTCGAGACGTTGGGTCCGACCCGGGTGAGGCTCGCGATCGAGGTGCCGTTCGCTGAACTCGAGCCGACCCTCAAGAAGGCCTACCGCGAGGTGGCCCAGCAGGTCAACATCCCTGGTTTCCGGCGGGGCCGGGCGCCCAAGGCCGTGATCGACCAGCGGGTCGGTCCCGGGGTGGTGCTCAACGAGGCCGTGCAGGAGGCGATCCCGCAGCAGCTGCTGGTGGCGATCCGGGAGCACGAGGTCAAGACCCTGGGTCGGCCACAGGTCGACAACGTCGAGGTCGGCGAGGGTGAGCCGCTGAAGTTCACCGCGGAGCTCGACGTGCGCCCCGAGCTGGAGCTGCCGGAGCTCAGCGAGATCGCGGTCACCGTCGACGAGGTCAGCGTCGCCGACGAGGACGTGGACGCCCAGTTGGCGACGCTGCGGGAGCGGTTCGCCACGCTCAAGACGGTCGAGCGGGCCGCCGCCGAAGGCGACTACGTCCAGATCGACCTCGCGGCCACGGTCGACGGCGAAGAGGTCGAGGGCGGCACCGCCAGCAACCTCTCCCACGAGGTGGGCAGTGAGGCGCTGCTGCCGGGCCTGGATGAGGTGCTGGTCGGCATGTCCGCCGACGAGAGTCGCACCTTCACCACGCCGTTGGTCGCCGGCGACCACGCCGGGCGCGACGCCGACGTGGTGGTCACCGTCCGCACCGTCAAAGAGAAGGAGCTGCCGCCGCTCGACGACGATTTCGCCGAGCTGGCAAGTGAGTTCGACACCCTGGACGAGCTGCGGGACGACAGCCGTAACCGGCTCAGCGGCCAGAAGAAGGTCGAGCAGCTCTACGCCGCCCGCGACAAGGCGCTGGACGAGCTGATCGAGCGCGCCGAAGTGCCCGCCCCCGACGGGGTGGTCCAGGACGAGGTCGCCCACCGCAAGCAGCACATGGCCCGGGAGCTGGAGCAGATGGGCCGCACCCTGGCGGACCTGCTCGCCCTCGACGGCAAGTCCGAGGAGGAGCTCGACTCCGAGCTGACCGAGGAGGCCACCCGGATGGTCAAGGTCCAGCTGGTGCTGGACACGATCGCCGAGGCGGAAGAGGTCCAGGTCGGCGACGAGGAGTTCGGCCAGGAGGTGGTCCGGCGGGCACAGCAGTCCGGGATGCCGCCCCAACAGTATTACGACCAGCTGGTCCAGTCGGGCGGCGCCAACTCGGTCTTCGTCGAGGTCCGCCGGGGTAAGACCCTGCAGCTGCTGTTGGAGCGGGTGACCATCACCGACAGCGCCGGCAACTCGGTGTCGCTCGACGAGGTCACCGGCGGGTCCGCCGCGGCAGCTGAGGAGGTCGACGAGGAGCCGGCCGCCGCGGCCGACGACGAGCAGGCTGTGGCCGACTCGGAGGAGGAGAACGCTGACCGGCGCGACCAGCCGGCCTCGGCCGCCGGCTGACCGGCGAGCGGGTGGTGCGCTGTGAGCGAAACGGACGCCTTGCGCCGGCTTAGCTCCGGTGCGCGCGGCTAGGGTCAGACGTAATGAATACGTACGGGTACGGGAGGGTGCGATGACTGCGGCGCATGCGCGGTCCAGAAGCGATGTCCTCGGGGCCAACCTCGACGACTCGATCTACAACCGGCTGCTGAAGGAACGGATCATTTTCCTCGGCAGCGAGGTGACCGACGAGGTAGCGAACCGGATCTGCGCCCAGCTGCTGCTGCTGGCGGCTGAGGACCCGCAGCGCGACATCAACCTGTGGATCAACTCACCCGGTGGCTCTGTGCACTCCGGTATGGCGATCTACGACACGATGCAGTTCGTCGAGAACGACATCGTGACCACCGCGATGGGGATGGCCGCCTCGATGGGGCAGCTGTTGCTCTGCGCGGGGACCGCCGGTAAGCGGTATGCACTGCCGCACGCCCGGATCATGATGCACCAGCCGTCGGGCGGCATGGGCGGTACGGCCTCGGACATCGCGATCCAGGCCGAGCAGATGATCTACACGAAGAAGATGTTCCAGGAGCGGGTGGCCTTCCACACCGGGCAGACGGTGGACCAGATCGAGGCCGACTCCGATCGGGACCGGTGGTTCACCGCCCAGGAGGGGCTCGACTACGGCTTCATCGACCAGGTGATCACTGGGGCCGCGCAGATCCCGACCGGTGCCGGCACCCGCAACGAGGAGGGATGACACCGATGACCAACCTGTCCTTCCCGGACCCGGCGCAGCTGGCGACGCCGGTCCACAACCGGTATGTTCTGCCGTCCTTCGTAGAGCGCACCTCGTACGGGGTGAAGGAGTCCAACCCGTACAACAAACTCTTCGAGGAGCGGATCATCTTCCTCGGGGTGCAGGTCGACGACGCTTCGGCGAACGATGTGATGGCGCAGCTGCTGACCCTGGAGGGCACCGACCCGGACCGGGACATCCTGATGTATATCAACTCGCCCGGTGGATCGTTCACCGCGATGACCGCGATCTACGACACGATGCAGTTCATCCGGCCGGACATCCAGACCTTCTGCCTGGGGCAGGCGGCGAGCGCGGCGGCGGTGCTACTCGCGGCGGGCACGCCGGGCAAGCGCAACGCCCTGCCGAACTCCCGGATCATCATCCACCAGCCGGCCACCGAGGGCGGCTACGGCCAGGGGTCGGATATCGAGATCCAGGCTCGGGAGATCATGCGGATGCGGACCCAGCTGGAGGAGACCCTCGCCCACCACTCCGGCCAGGCGGTGGAGAAGGTGCGCAAGGACATCGACCGC carries:
- a CDS encoding endo-1,4-beta-xylanase, with the translated sequence MPTDLNTDDPIDARIAEHRTAGVTLTVTADGAPLAGREVTVAQRSHAFRFGCTGFEFIPLANGEPDSAALEPVAERWLELFDFATLPFYWGRFEPVRGRPDTARLRRCAEWFVERGCLVKGHPLAWHTVTADWLRELSNPEILAAQLDRIRREVGEFAGVIDVWDVINEVVIMPIFDRYDNGLTRVCRDRGRIGLIRDVFAAARETNPQATLLLNDFDMSAAYECLIEGVLEAGVRIDALGLQSHMHQGYWGEEKTLATLDRFARYGLPIHFTETTIVSGEPMPPEIVDLNDFQPEQWPSTEAGEARQADEIVRHYRTLLSHPSVQAMTYWGISDGGWLGAPGGFLRADGTPKPAYHALHKLIKDEWWVSPTALVTDDAGQVRFRGFLGEYDISVADTTATVSVDTPGQAAAAVAL
- a CDS encoding TIGR03885 family FMN-dependent LLM class oxidoreductase, encoding MATYGFHASHEQFPPGELLTLLQAAEAAGFEAGMCSDHFAPWSSRQGHSGYAWTWLGSALATTSLPMGVVTSPGHRYHPAILAQAAATCAEMFPGRFWLALGTGQALNEHVTGDAWPVKQVRDERLAESVAVIRALFAGETVSHDGLVKVDRATLWTLPERQPPLYGAAVTPATAGRVARWADGLITINQPGDAQRDVLAAYREAGGQGPAVLQVHLSWAADLAQARQAAHDQWREPVLGSDVDWELALPEYFEQVSRFIDVDQVTPFVFTSDQLAEHTEWLAAQVAAGFDQLMLHQVGADQRGFLTAFGNEVLPQLP
- a CDS encoding helix-turn-helix transcriptional regulator codes for the protein MAEHADSAGDLAGRRVVSPAYVGRVAELTQLVAAVTMPPAVVVIEGEAGLGKTRLVQELAGRPELAHQRLLVGRCHPIRESFPLGPVVEALRGLGDALGPVALSPVTGALRPLLPELADQLPPQPDTLADQGIERHRVFRALTAVLDALAPVTLILEDLHAADEQTADFVGYLLAEPHPKLSVVLTYRPEDADPTVRALTTGRHTATSRTDVVLAPLDAAQTGILAAAILGVEQVSDEFAEYLCERSSGSPFAVEELLALLRTRGTLVRRGGGWARRALAELDVPSSIRESVLERVSRLSEPARAVVAAAAVLHRSVPVAVLTETCRVAPEQLLSALNEALDSALLAEPGEEIGFRHQLAAEAVYAELAGPVRADLHGRAAAALSALPPVPLGQVAHHLRHAGRLPEWVDAAEQAAVQALALGHDVAAARLLEEVLRHAPLPPDRAGRLAARLAQASIEALRTREVADLLSSVLARELSPSVRGELRFRLGLLLHELGDDPARERRLVADAVAELTDRPDLRAWAAVVLGIPTTEGVPLAEHRRWLQRAMEFLPAVADPVFEAFLLGKVAMVLAPMGDPGWRELIERVERRAADPPRHRSEVNAYWSVGTQAGYAGHHAVANRLLTAAMAGAVAGESPRLTLSIGSGLVLLDYCRGGWDGLVPRISTYTEQLAEYPRAVADAQVAAACLALARGDLDRASAALSAVVAQIEALGGFDLLPLPLAAWLRLAVARQQLPAAVAAVDRLLTAVAQKEVWAPAMRALPPATAALLAAGEPGRATELYEQAQAAVRELDAPLAPAALAHAWGLLAQARGEPAAGPSLLTAAGHYRAQECPYEAAQAMEAAAMVGYAGQSTAGGEFAASGEALLAALTQYRDLGAEWDVSRVARVARGHGLPVPTRHRGGRRGYGSQLSPRERQVAELAATGRSNKEIAAELFLSVHTVARHIAAAMRKLNIRSRAALGHRLVACELSSPTAGEEVGGAD